A genome region from Aphelocoma coerulescens isolate FSJ_1873_10779 chromosome Z unlocalized genomic scaffold, UR_Acoe_1.0 ChrZ, whole genome shotgun sequence includes the following:
- the SLC28A3 gene encoding solute carrier family 28 member 3 → MELTETNHDHSGVHNLAFQNDSSGVDVTNLKGTGDNSQTIKNSQNKKTVHTNQGDEYINIESDLHENKRASVDDEQPCLKGLLEKKYYEVCKFCKKHKTRIYLVVYGVLITAYLAVVIAACSLNFQRALPLFVVTVLAIFFICWDFLIAKYEDRIAALFSPGDRYLKKQWFWLKWVLCAALIITIICWLIFDTTKQGSRQLISFGGLVMYVLLMLIFSKYPTRVAWRPVFSGIGMQFILGVLILRTKVGFDVFNWLGIQIQTFLEYSDTGAKFVFGDKYTDHFFAFKVLPIVVFFSTVMSMLYHVGFMQWLIGKVGWIMHIFMGTTPIESLVAASNIFVGQTESPLLVRPYLPYITKSELHAVMTAGFSTIAGSVLGAYISFGVSSSHLLTASVMSAPASLAASKLFWPETEKPLVTLKSGLQMAKSESKNLLEAASQGASTSIGLVANIAVNVISFLALLSFLDSGLSWVGNLFDYPQLNFENICAYVFMPFSFMMGVDWEDSFIVGGLLGYKTFFNEFLAYERLSKLIQNREKGGSMYINGVKQYMTVRSEVIATYALCGFANFGSLGLVIGGLTSIAPSKKKEIADGAFRAMIAGTAACFMTACVAGMLTVPGLEVPCHILLGNASNFTDFPANSTELVKCCQHLFTSANHSEEIFPGGNYSLNSWKVCCQILGQPALHCT, encoded by the exons GGGGATGAATACATCAATATTGAGAGTGATCTGCATGAAAACAAACGTGCCTCCGTAGATGACGAGCAACCATGCTTGAAAGG gctcttagaaaaaaaatattatgaagTCTGCAAATTTTGCAAGAAGCATAAAACCAGAATTTATTTAGTGGTCTATGGAGTTTTAATAACAG CGTACTTGGCAGTAGTTATTGCAGCCTGCAGTTTGAATTTTCAGAGAGCTTTGCCACTCTTTGTCGTCACTGTCCTAGCCATCTTCTTCatctgctgggattttttaatAGCTAAGTATGAAGACAGAATTGCTGCACTCTTTTCCCCTGGAGACAGATATCTGAAAAAACAGTGGTTTTGGTTGAAATG ggTGTTGTGTGCAGCTCTTATAATAACTATAATTTGCTGGCTCATCTTTGACACAACAAAACAAGGATCCCGTCAGCTAATCTCCTTTGGTGGGCTTGTGATGTATGTTCTCCTGATGCTTATCTTTTCCAAATATCCAACCAGA GTTGCTTGGAGACCAGTATTTTCAGGAATAGGAATGCAGTTTATTCTTGGGGTTCTTATTCTGAGGACCAAAGTGGGTTTTGATGTATTTAACTGGCTAGGCATTCAGATCCAG ACTTTTCTGGAGTACTCTGATACAGGTGCCAAGTTTGTGTTTGGTGACAAATACACGGatcatttctttgcttttaag GTACTGCCAATTGTGGTTTTCTTCAGTACAGTTATGTCTATGCTTTACCACGTGGGATTCATGCAGTGGCTTATTGGAAAG GTTGGTTGGATAATGCACATTTTCATGGGGACAACTCCTATTGAGTCTCTGGTAGCTGCGAGTAACATATTTGTGGGACAG ACAGAATCTCCTCTCCTGGTACGGCCCTACTTACCATACATCACCAAATCTGAACTCCATGCAGTCATGACAGCAGGATTCTCAACTATCGCTGGAAGTGTCTTAGGAGCATATATTTCTTTTGGG GTTTCCTCCTCCCACCTGCTGACTGCTTCTGTCATGTCAGCACCAGCATCATTAGCTGCCTCCAAATTATTCTGGCCTGAAACTGAAAAGCCTCTGGTAACTCTGAAGAGTGGACTACAAATGGCAAAAAG TGAATCAAAGAATCTGCTGGAAGCAGCCAGTCAGGGTGCCTCTACCTCCATTGGGCTGGTAGCAAACATCGCTGTGAATGTGATCTCCTTCCTTGCTCTGCTGAGCTTCCTTGACTCAGGCCTTTCTTGGGTGGGCAACTTGTTTGACTATCCACAGCTGAACTTTGAG AACATTTGTGCGTATGTCTTCATGCCATTCTCTTTCATGATGGGAGTAGACTGGGAAGACAGTTTTATTGTCGGTGGACTACTGGGTTACAAAACTTTCTTCAATGAGTTTTTGGCTTATGAACGCCTTTCAAAACTGATTCAAAACCGAGAAAAGGGTGGAAGCATGTACATTAATGGTGTGAAGCAGTATATGACA gttCGCTCTGAAGTCATCGCCACCTATGCTCTTTGTGGGTTTGCCAACTTCGGCTCCCTGGGACTGGTAATAGGAGGCCTGA cAAGCATTGCTCCCTCAAAAAAGAAGGAGATAGCCGATGGTGCTTTCAGAGCAATGATTGCGGGAACTGCAGCCTGTTTCATGACGGCCTGTGTTGCAG GAATGCTGACTGTCCCTGGTCTGGAAGTTCCTTGCCACATCTTATTAGGAAATGCTTCCAACTTCACAGATTTTCCTGCCAACAGCACAGAGCTAGTTAAATGCTGCCAGCATCTCTTCACCAG tgCAAATCATTCGGAGGAGATCTTTCCTGGAGGGAACTACAGTCTGAATTCCTGGAAAGTGTGTTGCCAAATACTGGGTCAACCTGCTCTTCATTGCACTTag